From a region of the Bacteroidia bacterium genome:
- the gldF gene encoding gliding motility-associated ABC transporter permease subunit GldF: MLALLRKEIRAFLSSLIGYVAISVFLLLLCIFLWLLPGDTNILDNGFATIDPLFALAPWVFLFLIPAITMRSFADEKRSGTIELLMTRPLSDLQVIFAKFLAGFLLVLFSLLPTLLFFFTVSRMGVPPGIDTGGTWGSYIGLLFLAGAFVAIGIFASSLTDNQVIAFIFAVLICFFFFMGFQFIGELSFLNGIDRLILSFGINDHYISLSRGVVDSRDMLYFISLILLFILLTKTVLESRKWS, translated from the coding sequence ATGCTTGCATTGCTCAGAAAGGAAATTCGTGCATTCCTTAGTTCTCTGATAGGCTACGTCGCCATCAGCGTTTTTCTTCTGCTGCTCTGCATTTTCCTGTGGCTTTTACCTGGAGATACCAATATACTCGACAACGGCTTTGCCACTATTGATCCGCTGTTCGCCCTCGCCCCCTGGGTTTTTCTGTTCCTGATCCCCGCAATCACCATGCGCTCCTTTGCAGATGAAAAGCGCTCAGGCACCATAGAACTTCTTATGACACGTCCGCTTTCGGATCTTCAGGTAATCTTCGCCAAATTCCTGGCCGGTTTCCTGCTTGTATTGTTTTCCCTGCTTCCGACCCTGCTTTTCTTCTTTACCGTTTCACGCATGGGTGTTCCGCCGGGAATAGATACCGGAGGCACCTGGGGCTCCTATATCGGACTTCTCTTTCTTGCCGGCGCCTTTGTTGCGATTGGTATTTTTGCCTCTTCGCTGACTGACAACCAGGTGATCGCGTTCATTTTTGCCGTGCTGATCTGTTTTTTCTTTTTTATGGGATTTCAGTTCATCGGGGAATTGTCCTTCCTGAACGGCATTGACCGGCTCATCCTCTCATTCGGTATCAATGACCATTACATCTCCTTGAGCCGCGGTGTGGTAGATTCCCGGGATATGCTTTACTTCATTAGCCTTATTCTCCTGTTCATCCTGCTTACCAAAACCGTTCTCGAAAGCCGTAAATGGTCATGA
- the miaA gene encoding tRNA (adenosine(37)-N6)-dimethylallyltransferase MiaA: MTGSGNRLIVITGPTASGKTALALELAGELGCPVINADSRQIYREMPIGSAAPTAEDLRKVQHHLVGSHSVSTPLSAGEYESLVIPLAESLFKDHPHLILCGGSGLYIDAVLSGFDSLPAIPDGIRDHFNRIYEEQGLSQLKQLLKEADPEYYEQVDPENPRRMIRALEICSLGTPYSRLREGKKKKRNFAASIFCIQTERKELEARIRKRTSAMISGGLKEEVQRLLPYKNTTPLQTVGYREMFEYLEGKITETECMELINIHTRQYAKRQETWFRKKECRYVLPSDAKTILDSLGR, translated from the coding sequence ATGACAGGCTCAGGTAATCGCCTCATTGTCATCACCGGTCCTACAGCCTCCGGCAAAACCGCGTTGGCCCTGGAGCTGGCCGGGGAACTCGGCTGCCCTGTGATCAATGCTGATTCGCGTCAAATATACCGCGAAATGCCCATTGGTTCTGCGGCTCCAACGGCGGAAGATCTGCGTAAAGTTCAGCATCATCTGGTCGGAAGCCACTCCGTAAGCACCCCTCTGAGTGCCGGAGAATATGAATCGCTGGTTATTCCTTTGGCTGAAAGCCTGTTTAAAGACCATCCCCATCTGATTCTGTGCGGGGGAAGTGGCTTATACATTGATGCTGTGCTGTCGGGATTTGATTCCCTGCCTGCGATTCCCGATGGCATACGGGATCACTTTAACCGTATCTATGAAGAACAGGGCTTATCGCAACTGAAACAACTGCTGAAAGAGGCTGATCCGGAATACTACGAACAAGTGGATCCGGAGAATCCGAGGCGGATGATCCGAGCACTGGAGATATGCTCATTAGGTACACCCTATTCCCGGCTTCGGGAAGGAAAGAAAAAGAAAAGGAATTTCGCTGCATCGATATTTTGCATCCAGACCGAAAGAAAGGAACTTGAAGCAAGGATCCGGAAACGCACCTCGGCAATGATTTCCGGCGGTCTGAAAGAGGAAGTGCAGCGTTTGCTTCCTTACAAAAACACAACGCCCCTTCAAACGGTGGGCTACCGCGAGATGTTTGAATACCTTGAAGGAAAGATCACTGAAACGGAATGTATGGAACTGATCAATATCCACACCCGTCAGTATGCGAAACGGCAGGAAACCTGGTTCAGAAAAAAAGAATGCCGGTATGTTTTACCCAGTGACGCGAAAACAATTCTTGATTCATTAGGGAGGTGA
- the gldG gene encoding gliding motility-associated ABC transporter substrate-binding protein GldG, translating to MSRKSSKRNDLIQLFLAVAGLLLLNFLGSQFFFRLDLTEEKRYTLSDQTRELLEELDDVVFFRIYLEGEDFPAGFDRLRTSAREMLDEFRVVSGENIEYEFVDPIAGIAEKEQMDVYRQLYQKGILPAVLEVKDKGATTQKTLFPGAIASFKGREVAVQLFRDEMGVPSEIVLNNSIENLEYELSNAIRKLQSRLKPKIAFLEGHGEWDSLHVADLSTALSEYYVVERIRFNSQLKKLTRAKEYKAIIIARPDTFVSEQDKFILDQYLMDGGKLMFLIDPVYTSMDSLTSAEFTYGLPNKINLDDMLFKYGIRANYNLVQDMNASLVPIPVQGRYQYYPWLFFPLATAGSEHPIVTNLNAVKTEFVSSLDTLVSPGIKKTILLRSGTASKTSNTPVYITLRGITRRPNEKQYRESGIPLAVLLEGRFESLYKFQALGALDSMPGFTRIKDSKPTKVIVIGDGDMIANKIQPSNGMALPLGYDIWTKETFGNKIFLLNAVNYLCDDSGLLSVRSREVVLRMLDTKKVNKERLQWQLINTIIPIGSVLLFGLAMFYLRKRKYNR from the coding sequence ATGAGCAGAAAAAGCAGCAAACGGAACGATCTGATCCAACTCTTTCTTGCCGTTGCAGGACTGCTTTTGCTGAATTTTCTTGGCAGTCAGTTCTTTTTCCGGCTTGATCTTACAGAAGAAAAACGATATACGCTCTCTGATCAGACCAGAGAATTACTGGAAGAGCTGGACGATGTGGTTTTCTTCCGCATTTACCTGGAAGGAGAGGATTTCCCTGCAGGATTTGACCGTCTTCGTACTTCTGCCAGAGAAATGCTGGACGAATTCAGGGTTGTTTCCGGAGAAAATATTGAATATGAATTTGTAGATCCCATTGCCGGAATTGCGGAAAAAGAGCAGATGGATGTTTACCGGCAGCTCTACCAGAAAGGGATCCTGCCGGCGGTTCTGGAGGTGAAGGACAAGGGGGCGACTACCCAAAAGACCCTCTTCCCGGGAGCAATCGCTTCCTTCAAGGGACGAGAGGTGGCTGTTCAGCTGTTCAGGGACGAAATGGGAGTTCCCAGCGAAATAGTACTCAATAATTCAATCGAAAACCTCGAATACGAGCTTTCCAACGCTATTCGTAAACTGCAATCACGGCTTAAGCCAAAGATCGCTTTCCTTGAAGGACATGGCGAATGGGACAGCCTTCATGTGGCGGACCTTTCCACGGCCCTATCAGAATATTATGTAGTAGAGCGTATCCGCTTCAACAGCCAGCTGAAAAAACTGACCAGAGCAAAAGAATACAAAGCAATCATCATCGCCCGCCCTGACACATTTGTTTCCGAACAGGATAAATTCATTCTTGACCAGTACCTGATGGACGGAGGGAAGCTCATGTTCCTCATTGATCCGGTATATACAAGTATGGACAGCCTGACGTCTGCGGAATTTACCTATGGTCTGCCTAATAAAATCAATCTGGACGACATGCTGTTTAAATACGGTATCAGGGCGAACTACAATCTGGTTCAGGACATGAATGCTTCACTCGTACCCATTCCCGTACAGGGAAGGTATCAGTATTATCCCTGGCTGTTCTTCCCACTGGCAACTGCAGGCAGCGAACATCCCATTGTTACTAACCTGAATGCGGTAAAAACAGAATTTGTAAGTTCCCTGGATACGCTGGTTTCGCCCGGAATTAAAAAAACCATCCTTCTTCGCTCCGGTACGGCCTCCAAAACTTCTAACACTCCTGTATATATCACACTTAGAGGTATCACACGGCGACCCAACGAGAAGCAGTACCGTGAATCCGGTATTCCTCTGGCAGTTCTTCTGGAGGGGCGTTTTGAATCGTTATACAAATTCCAGGCATTAGGGGCGCTGGATTCCATGCCGGGATTTACACGAATCAAAGACAGTAAACCCACAAAAGTTATTGTGATCGGCGATGGAGATATGATTGCGAATAAAATCCAGCCCTCCAACGGAATGGCATTGCCGCTGGGTTACGACATCTGGACCAAGGAAACCTTTGGCAATAAAATATTTCTGCTCAATGCGGTGAATTACCTGTGCGACGACAGCGGGCTTCTATCCGTGCGAAGCCGCGAAGTGGTACTGCGCATGCTTGACACAAAAAAGGTAAATAAAGAACGGCTGCAGTGGCAGCTCATCAACACCATCATCCCCATAGGGTCGGTATTGCTTTTCGGACTGGCCATGTTCTACCTGAGAAAAAGAAAATACAACCGATGA
- a CDS encoding DUF4340 domain-containing protein — MKKNSILWVTVILLAAIAAWVWYSKTNTTLKKEMKDFAVTDTANITKVVITSKTGQSAILEREGAGMWKVNDTYPARNDAMNNLLESICKVQVRNPVGKRAEENITKSLASGSTKVEIYLKGELHKVYYVGGETPDQEGTYMLLHDHKEGVNAEAPFVVHLPGFVGYLSPRYFTDAKVWRDKILYRFDASTLRKVEVVYYRSPDSTFSVELTGMRTVKVFDKNGNELSGIDSVKTRQYLSYFSSVNYEGIEVFEKVKTDSITGNAPVHRVTATDVNGKSTVLTTYPKAPTKKSDDLVIKGKTFTEDPDRMWGTINNNKNEIILVQFYVIGKLLQSPAYFMAKGKPVNK; from the coding sequence ATGAAAAAGAACAGCATCTTATGGGTTACCGTGATCCTGCTGGCCGCAATAGCTGCCTGGGTTTGGTATTCAAAAACCAACACGACCCTAAAAAAAGAAATGAAGGATTTTGCTGTTACGGACACCGCCAATATCACAAAAGTGGTGATCACCAGCAAAACAGGTCAATCGGCCATACTGGAGCGAGAAGGTGCCGGAATGTGGAAGGTCAATGATACATATCCTGCACGGAATGATGCCATGAACAATCTGCTGGAATCAATCTGCAAAGTGCAGGTACGTAATCCGGTCGGTAAAAGAGCAGAAGAGAATATTACGAAGTCTCTTGCCAGCGGAAGCACAAAAGTGGAAATCTATTTGAAGGGAGAATTACATAAAGTGTATTACGTTGGCGGAGAAACGCCGGACCAGGAAGGAACCTATATGCTGCTTCACGACCACAAAGAAGGTGTAAATGCCGAGGCTCCTTTTGTGGTTCACTTGCCCGGATTTGTCGGATACCTGAGTCCCCGCTATTTCACAGACGCAAAGGTGTGGAGAGATAAAATATTATACCGGTTCGATGCCAGCACACTCCGCAAAGTGGAGGTGGTTTATTACCGGAGCCCCGACTCTACTTTCTCTGTAGAACTTACCGGTATGCGCACGGTGAAGGTGTTTGATAAGAACGGGAATGAGCTCTCTGGTATTGACTCTGTTAAAACCAGGCAATATCTCAGCTATTTCAGTTCAGTCAATTATGAGGGGATTGAAGTATTTGAGAAAGTTAAAACAGATTCCATCACCGGGAACGCACCGGTTCACAGGGTCACAGCAACAGATGTAAACGGAAAATCCACCGTACTCACAACCTATCCCAAGGCTCCAACCAAAAAATCGGATGATTTGGTGATCAAAGGAAAAACCTTTACGGAGGATCCTGACCGGATGTGGGGAACCATAAATAATAACAAGAATGAGATCATTCTTGTTCAGTTCTATGTGATAGGCAAGCTATTACAGAGCCCGGCCTACTTCATGGCCAAAGGAAAACCTGTTAACAAGTAG
- a CDS encoding SpoIIE family protein phosphatase has translation MKLGLKIAVLLFAVSAASMAVVGFISYSRAKSAMEQESFARLTAVREMKASQIEDYFLNIHDQVRTMAESPTVIQAMKEFRSGFDKIEKETGLTKEGMLGINTRLDAYLTGEYLPRLNANLESPSTLAYETTRDMRGRILQNLYIASNPNPVGEKHRLDASPDHSSYSSSHRKYHPVFRHFLEEFGYYDIFLIDAVSGNIVYTVFKEVDFGTSLTDGPFQLTNLADAYVSAQKSGTAGFTKQVDFKPYHPSYNAHASFVACPIMEGDSLIGVLAFQMPILRINEIMTSHQQWKEVGLGVSGETYIVGEDYTLRNQSRFLIEDRENYFRMIEGLGTPVHVVERIKAMESSIGLQEVRTRGTESALSGKTESRIFPDYRGVPVLSAYKPLKIQDMHWVIMSEIDEEEAFAHVTSLRNYMLIAFGVLLLLVIVGSVLIARNVTRPIHLLTYDAKELARGNFDVEINIRRRDEIGILALSFRSMQTSIKKLIGDLRDINQNLENKVVERTSEIQRQKELVEDKNKEILDSINYAKRLQSAILPPMDKFKKNLKNSFVLFIPKDIVSGDFYWMYKKEEEVIVAVVDCTGHGVPGAMVSVVGANSLERCVREFNLKRPATILDKLRELVVETFDTTGEEVRDGMDLSLVSIDLKERKLQYAGANNSLWIVRKGATEVEEVKADKQPIGKYEYARPFTNHVAQLSKGDCFYLFSDGYADQFGGPSGKKFKYKTLKDLLVKIHGMEMEDQHRMLRETFDVWKGELDQIDDICVIGVRV, from the coding sequence ATGAAACTTGGACTAAAAATCGCGGTACTTCTGTTTGCTGTGTCGGCTGCCTCCATGGCTGTGGTTGGTTTTATTTCTTATTCAAGGGCGAAGTCCGCAATGGAGCAGGAATCCTTTGCAAGACTTACCGCAGTCCGGGAAATGAAGGCCAGCCAGATCGAAGATTATTTTCTGAATATTCACGATCAGGTCCGCACGATGGCGGAGAGTCCTACTGTTATTCAGGCCATGAAAGAGTTCCGGTCCGGTTTCGACAAAATAGAGAAGGAAACGGGCCTAACCAAAGAGGGGATGCTGGGAATTAATACGCGACTCGACGCCTATCTTACCGGAGAGTACCTCCCAAGACTTAACGCGAATCTGGAGAGTCCCAGCACGCTGGCGTATGAAACTACACGCGATATGCGTGGACGGATTCTTCAAAACCTCTATATCGCATCCAATCCGAACCCGGTAGGGGAAAAGCATCGTTTGGATGCCTCTCCGGATCACTCGTCGTATAGTTCATCGCACCGGAAGTATCATCCCGTTTTTCGCCATTTTCTAGAGGAGTTCGGGTATTATGATATTTTCCTCATAGATGCTGTTTCAGGAAACATAGTGTACACCGTGTTCAAAGAAGTGGATTTTGGCACTTCCCTGACGGATGGTCCTTTTCAGCTTACGAATCTTGCAGATGCATATGTCAGTGCACAGAAGTCGGGAACGGCCGGGTTTACGAAACAGGTAGATTTTAAACCGTATCATCCTTCTTATAATGCCCATGCCTCATTTGTTGCCTGTCCGATCATGGAAGGAGACTCACTTATAGGTGTGTTGGCATTTCAAATGCCGATCTTACGAATCAATGAAATTATGACTTCGCACCAGCAATGGAAGGAAGTAGGACTGGGCGTATCCGGCGAAACCTATATTGTGGGCGAGGATTACACGTTGCGGAACCAGAGCCGTTTTCTGATAGAGGATCGTGAAAACTATTTCCGTATGATTGAAGGCCTGGGTACACCGGTACATGTTGTGGAGAGGATCAAAGCCATGGAGTCGTCCATAGGCTTGCAGGAAGTTCGAACCCGTGGAACCGAAAGCGCTCTTTCCGGAAAAACCGAGTCAAGGATTTTCCCTGATTACAGGGGCGTGCCGGTGTTATCCGCTTACAAGCCGCTCAAAATCCAGGATATGCATTGGGTGATTATGAGCGAGATCGACGAGGAGGAAGCCTTTGCCCATGTTACCAGCTTGAGGAATTATATGCTGATTGCATTTGGCGTGCTCCTGCTCCTTGTGATAGTAGGATCCGTGCTGATTGCGCGTAATGTTACCCGCCCCATTCATCTACTTACCTATGATGCCAAGGAACTGGCAAGGGGAAATTTTGATGTGGAGATCAATATAAGGCGAAGGGATGAGATCGGAATTCTGGCGCTGAGTTTCCGGAGTATGCAAACCTCAATAAAGAAGTTGATCGGAGACCTGCGGGATATTAATCAGAATCTGGAGAACAAAGTTGTAGAACGAACGAGTGAAATCCAGCGGCAGAAGGAACTGGTTGAGGACAAGAACAAGGAGATACTGGATTCCATTAATTATGCAAAGCGACTTCAGAGCGCGATACTCCCTCCCATGGACAAATTCAAAAAGAATCTGAAGAACAGCTTTGTCCTTTTTATCCCGAAGGACATTGTGTCGGGAGATTTTTACTGGATGTATAAAAAGGAGGAGGAGGTTATTGTGGCCGTGGTCGACTGTACCGGCCATGGGGTACCGGGAGCGATGGTAAGTGTGGTGGGCGCTAATAGTCTGGAGCGATGTGTCCGTGAGTTTAACCTTAAACGGCCGGCAACCATTCTGGATAAATTGCGTGAGCTCGTAGTGGAAACATTTGACACAACAGGGGAGGAGGTAAGGGATGGGATGGATCTTTCCCTGGTTTCAATTGATTTGAAGGAGCGAAAACTGCAATACGCCGGTGCGAATAATTCCCTTTGGATTGTGCGTAAAGGTGCAACGGAAGTGGAGGAGGTGAAAGCGGATAAACAACCTATCGGGAAGTACGAATATGCCCGGCCATTCACCAATCATGTCGCGCAGCTCAGTAAGGGTGATTGCTTTTATCTGTTTTCCGATGGCTATGCTGATCAGTTTGGCGGACCCTCCGGTAAGAAATTTAAATACAAAACACTGAAGGATCTTCTGGTGAAGATCCACGGAATGGAGATGGAAGATCAGCACCGGATGTTGCGCGAAACGTTTGATGTGTGGAAGGGTGAGCTGGATCAGATTGATGATATTTGTGTGATCGGGGTGAGGGTGTAG
- a CDS encoding MFS transporter, whose product MSLFRSYRLIERPVMAVIVAEFFLQLINTSFMSILPLYMKAEGYSDGEIGNSIKYRYLGVLVLALFVGVWIRRKRLIGLFYLACLFVPAFSFGILYTVGSHNLMLNHVFQVLWGASFTFMQVPVLPFILRNSSKENHTSAIALSYATWSVATIASHVIISALNGYDQILFSEQNLLTGFGVLGFVSLVFMVRAGRNEQVPVLNPEKRSTGKKDIPVLFKALLPTLIIAIGAGFTIPFISLFFTEVHGLSTSTFAALNLGGALLVAMGSLAVPGIKKKMGYKTAVPTTQSFAIIALIMMATTQFYADVTIAVFIAMGCFLLRQPLMNMAGPMTTEIVMGYVGKRNRELVSALTSAIWSGSWYFSGQLFASMRDSHIRYVYIFLITAALYIVGVIWYYLLILAYERKLKEKKERKLALRSGQK is encoded by the coding sequence GTGAGCTTGTTTCGATCGTACCGGCTCATTGAACGTCCTGTGATGGCAGTGATAGTGGCTGAGTTTTTTCTGCAGCTGATTAACACTTCCTTTATGAGCATCCTGCCTTTGTATATGAAGGCAGAAGGTTATTCCGACGGCGAGATCGGAAATTCCATCAAGTACCGTTACCTGGGTGTGCTGGTTCTGGCTCTTTTTGTCGGAGTATGGATCCGGCGGAAGCGGCTCATAGGGCTGTTTTACCTGGCCTGCCTGTTTGTTCCGGCATTTTCCTTCGGTATACTTTATACGGTTGGAAGTCATAACCTGATGCTGAACCATGTTTTTCAGGTATTGTGGGGTGCTTCATTCACCTTTATGCAGGTGCCGGTATTGCCATTCATACTGCGAAACAGCAGCAAAGAAAATCACACCTCAGCCATCGCTTTATCTTATGCCACATGGAGTGTAGCCACCATCGCCAGCCATGTGATCATTTCCGCATTGAACGGGTACGACCAGATACTGTTCAGCGAACAGAACCTTCTCACAGGTTTCGGGGTACTGGGTTTTGTCTCACTTGTCTTTATGGTCAGAGCTGGTCGTAACGAACAAGTTCCCGTACTTAATCCGGAAAAGCGATCCACCGGAAAAAAGGACATTCCCGTGCTATTCAAAGCCCTGCTTCCAACCCTGATCATAGCGATCGGCGCAGGTTTCACCATTCCCTTCATTAGCCTCTTCTTCACGGAGGTACACGGATTAAGCACCAGCACCTTTGCCGCATTGAACCTTGGCGGAGCTCTGCTGGTTGCAATGGGCTCACTGGCAGTACCGGGGATCAAGAAAAAAATGGGATACAAAACCGCTGTTCCCACTACCCAAAGCTTTGCCATCATTGCCCTGATTATGATGGCTACTACACAGTTTTATGCAGATGTTACGATTGCTGTTTTCATCGCAATGGGATGCTTCCTTCTGCGCCAGCCTCTGATGAATATGGCCGGACCCATGACCACGGAGATCGTGATGGGATACGTGGGAAAAAGAAACCGTGAACTCGTGAGCGCCCTTACTTCTGCGATCTGGTCGGGTTCCTGGTATTTTAGCGGACAACTTTTCGCGAGCATGCGTGACAGCCATATCCGGTATGTATATATCTTTCTCATCACTGCCGCCCTCTATATTGTCGGTGTCATCTGGTATTACCTGCTCATACTCGCCTATGAACGAAAACTGAAAGAAAAAAAGGAAAGAAAGCTGGCCTTGAGGAGTGGGCAAAAATAG